The Latilactobacillus sakei subsp. sakei DSM 20017 = JCM 1157 genome includes a window with the following:
- a CDS encoding glycosyltransferase family 8 protein — translation MIIKKINVMFAADNHYADQLLIGLESIQRHIAATTVIHFYICDNALSQQTKTNIKALMQARHAVTFLNLDQRRLANCPESNHINQTAYYRILAPELLLKHGVTRILYLDADILAQSDVTPLYESDLNDNIIGAVIDPGQALMLKRLGVSAVKAKALYFNSGMMLIDVTRWEQFHITQRTLAFIDHYPERIIFHDQDALNAVLAGDVQFLNPSWNVQNSLIFRQHAPINAEYAALFEAAINHPKIIHFTTHHKPWNTLKAHPFLAEYQQYQQQLATLRSDQINIVSAVNATFIEPLAVLYASILNHNDSHRHYAFYVLADHLSTRDKVPLQKVVAAFHATLTFLEVDEALLENIVESDRILKSAYYRILIPLVLPKLDRALYLDCDALATVDLARLWDLDLGDFLLAAVEDAGFHHRLEAMAIDYQSPRYFNSGVMLMDLKKWRAQKVVERTLDFINHHPDKLRFHDQDALNAILHDQWLHLHPKWNAQTYILTAKVTAPDERLRRQFAETQKEPAIVHFCGHEKPWQADSAHPFTPQYRYYRYRFLERSQQAEILPFSTQKTPKSQ, via the coding sequence ATGATCATCAAAAAGATTAATGTGATGTTTGCAGCAGATAATCATTATGCAGATCAGCTCTTAATTGGGCTTGAATCAATACAGAGACATATCGCTGCTACAACGGTAATTCATTTCTACATTTGCGATAATGCATTATCACAGCAAACTAAAACTAATATCAAGGCGCTTATGCAAGCGCGCCATGCTGTGACATTTTTAAATCTCGATCAACGCCGTCTAGCAAACTGTCCTGAAAGTAATCACATCAACCAGACCGCTTATTATCGGATCTTGGCACCAGAATTACTCCTAAAACATGGTGTGACGCGGATCTTATATTTGGATGCTGATATTCTAGCGCAGAGTGACGTTACCCCACTTTACGAAAGTGACCTCAACGACAATATCATCGGTGCAGTAATCGATCCTGGTCAAGCATTAATGCTCAAGCGCTTGGGCGTTTCCGCTGTCAAAGCTAAGGCGTTGTATTTTAACTCAGGCATGATGCTAATCGATGTCACTCGTTGGGAACAATTCCATATCACTCAACGAACATTAGCCTTTATCGATCATTATCCTGAGCGAATTATTTTCCACGACCAAGACGCTTTAAATGCCGTTTTAGCTGGAGACGTTCAATTTTTAAACCCTAGTTGGAACGTTCAAAATTCATTGATTTTTAGACAACATGCGCCTATTAATGCTGAATATGCGGCACTTTTTGAGGCAGCGATCAACCATCCTAAAATTATCCATTTCACGACTCACCACAAACCATGGAATACACTCAAAGCCCACCCTTTTTTGGCAGAATATCAACAATATCAACAACAATTAGCGACTCTCAGAAGTGACCAGATTAACATCGTATCGGCTGTCAATGCCACTTTTATTGAACCATTGGCCGTTTTGTATGCTTCGATTTTGAATCATAACGACTCACACCGTCACTACGCATTCTATGTACTCGCAGATCATCTATCCACCCGCGATAAAGTGCCGCTTCAAAAGGTCGTCGCCGCCTTTCACGCCACATTAACCTTCCTAGAAGTTGATGAAGCCTTACTTGAAAATATCGTGGAAAGCGACCGCATTTTGAAATCCGCTTATTATCGCATTCTCATTCCGCTCGTACTTCCCAAACTCGATCGCGCGCTCTACTTAGATTGTGATGCCTTAGCCACAGTCGATCTCGCCCGTCTTTGGGACCTCGACTTAGGTGACTTCTTATTAGCAGCCGTTGAAGACGCCGGTTTTCATCACCGCTTAGAAGCAATGGCGATTGACTACCAAAGCCCCCGCTACTTTAATTCAGGTGTCATGTTAATGGACTTGAAAAAATGGCGGGCACAAAAAGTGGTCGAACGGACACTAGATTTCATTAATCATCATCCAGACAAACTACGCTTCCATGATCAAGACGCGCTAAACGCCATCTTGCACGACCAATGGCTGCACCTGCATCCTAAATGGAATGCACAAACCTACATTTTGACTGCTAAAGTGACAGCGCCAGATGAACGCTTACGCCGCCAATTTGCTGAAACGCAAAAGGAACCAGCAATCGTCCATTTCTGTGGCCATGAAAAACCATGGCAAGCAGATTCGGCGCACCCCTTCACCCCACAATATCGCTATTACCGCTACCGCTTCTTAGAACGTAGCCAACAAGCTGAAATCCTTCCCTTTTCCACTCAAAAAACACCTAAAAGCCAATAA
- a CDS encoding Asp23/Gls24 family envelope stress response protein gives MDKPNKPMDKMMEKPNKEMPDHNAQIEKELNFSDGVIEKIAGQTVHDIDGVLELSGGMMSQLADRFRDEEDPTKGVDADIDDQEVTIELDAILEYGKSAPDIFEQTTDQIAKSVHKMTGLNVTKIKMNVSDLLTKKEWAAKQETGKKDNE, from the coding sequence ATGGATAAGCCAAACAAACCAATGGATAAAATGATGGAAAAACCTAATAAGGAAATGCCAGATCATAACGCACAAATCGAAAAAGAATTAAACTTTTCTGACGGCGTGATCGAAAAAATCGCTGGACAAACTGTTCATGATATCGATGGTGTTTTAGAATTATCAGGCGGCATGATGAGTCAATTAGCAGACCGTTTCAGAGATGAAGAAGACCCAACTAAGGGTGTTGATGCTGATATCGACGATCAAGAAGTGACAATCGAATTAGATGCCATCTTGGAATACGGCAAATCAGCCCCAGATATTTTTGAACAAACAACAGATCAAATCGCCAAATCAGTGCATAAAATGACTGGCTTAAACGTTACGAAAATCAAGATGAACGTTTCTGATTTATTAACGAAAAAAGAGTGGGCGGCAAAACAAGAGACAGGGAAAAAAGATAACGAATAA
- a CDS encoding catalase: protein MTNQLTTNEGQPWADNQHSQTAGQRGPVLIQDYQLLEKLAHFNRERIPERVVHAKGAGAKGYFKVTKDMSAYTKAAVFSGVGKKTPLITRFSQVAGEAGYPDTYRDVRGFAVKFYTEEGNYDIVGNNTPVFFVNDPLKFPDFIHSQKRDPRTHARSQDMQWDFWSLSPESVHQVTILMSDRGIPASYRMMHGFGSHTFKWVNAQGEQFWVKYHFKTNQGIHNLSNELADELAGKDTDYLQNDLFDAIETGDYPSWTVAVQLVPYEDGLNYPQDIFDVTKVISQKDYPLIEIGQMVLDENPTNNFEDIEELAFSPANLVPGIEASPDKLLQGRLFGYKDAERYRLGANYEQLPVNRPKVPVHNYERDGAMAQNQATGVNYEPNSQDGPTEVPAAKIHGDQLSGTTGNFSADPDYYSAAGKLYRLLSADEQTRLIENIRMNLGQVTKPEIQIREVKQFYQADPEYGRRVATALNLDLAQFE from the coding sequence ATGACAAATCAACTAACGACTAACGAGGGGCAACCGTGGGCGGACAATCAACATTCGCAAACTGCCGGCCAACGCGGCCCCGTCTTAATCCAAGATTATCAATTACTCGAAAAACTCGCCCACTTTAACCGCGAACGCATCCCTGAACGGGTGGTGCATGCCAAAGGCGCTGGCGCTAAAGGCTATTTCAAGGTTACCAAGGACATGAGCGCATATACCAAAGCCGCTGTTTTCAGTGGCGTCGGCAAAAAAACACCGCTTATCACTCGTTTTTCTCAAGTCGCTGGTGAAGCCGGCTATCCCGATACATACCGCGATGTCCGCGGTTTCGCCGTTAAATTCTATACGGAAGAAGGCAATTACGATATTGTCGGCAATAACACGCCGGTCTTCTTCGTCAATGATCCACTAAAATTCCCCGATTTCATCCACTCTCAAAAACGTGATCCCCGGACACATGCCCGTAGCCAAGATATGCAATGGGATTTCTGGTCCCTGTCACCCGAATCTGTCCACCAAGTCACGATTCTCATGAGTGATCGCGGGATTCCTGCTAGTTACCGGATGATGCACGGCTTTGGTAGCCACACCTTCAAATGGGTTAACGCACAAGGTGAACAATTCTGGGTTAAATACCATTTCAAGACGAACCAAGGTATTCACAATCTCAGCAACGAACTCGCCGATGAACTCGCTGGTAAGGATACTGATTACCTTCAAAATGATTTATTCGACGCAATTGAAACCGGCGATTATCCAAGTTGGACGGTTGCCGTCCAACTCGTCCCTTATGAAGATGGCTTGAATTATCCCCAAGATATTTTTGATGTTACTAAAGTTATTTCACAAAAGGATTATCCATTAATCGAAATCGGTCAAATGGTCCTCGATGAAAATCCAACGAATAACTTCGAAGATATCGAAGAACTGGCCTTCTCACCGGCTAACTTAGTCCCTGGGATTGAAGCATCACCCGACAAATTACTTCAAGGTCGACTATTTGGCTATAAGGATGCTGAACGTTACCGGCTTGGTGCCAACTACGAGCAACTCCCTGTCAACCGACCAAAAGTCCCCGTTCATAATTACGAACGTGACGGTGCGATGGCCCAAAATCAAGCAACTGGCGTTAACTACGAACCCAACAGTCAAGATGGACCCACTGAAGTCCCAGCAGCTAAGATTCATGGCGATCAACTCTCTGGTACAACTGGCAACTTCTCTGCCGATCCCGATTATTACTCAGCAGCTGGCAAACTTTACCGGTTATTATCAGCCGATGAACAAACCCGCTTAATCGAAAATATTCGCATGAATCTTGGTCAAGTGACTAAACCAGAAATTCAAATTCGCGAAGTTAAACAATTTTACCAAGCTGATCCAGAATATGGTCGGCGCGTCGCAACAGCGTTAAACTTAGATTTAGCTCAGTTTGAATAA
- a CDS encoding GlsB/YeaQ/YmgE family stress response membrane protein: protein MFHWLWVLIIGAVIGIIAGAITSRDLPAGWIGNIVGGLVGAWLGQTLFGSWGPQLAGMALIPSILGAVIIVFLVSILMSRSKS, encoded by the coding sequence ATGTTTCATTGGTTATGGGTTTTAATTATTGGTGCAGTAATTGGTATTATTGCGGGGGCGATCACAAGTCGTGACTTACCTGCTGGTTGGATTGGTAACATCGTTGGTGGGCTAGTCGGTGCTTGGCTAGGTCAAACCCTATTTGGTAGTTGGGGACCACAATTAGCCGGCATGGCATTAATTCCTTCAATTTTAGGCGCTGTAATTATCGTATTCTTAGTATCAATCTTAATGTCACGTAGTAAATCCTAA
- the amaP gene encoding alkaline shock response membrane anchor protein AmaP has product MNKLTKTMIGLASFLGLCQVAWFILLVYPLEFVDQQAINFNWLPEQWVNNIGLGLGVISGLIFLYLLLLALFSPPKNRQMIIKTDRGELALSRKAVEKTISQAIISKHRLKDVYVQTTFKGRQPKVSAEIKAKVLDNNDIDKQAMAVKETAQQALRQVFDMPIKAVNVKLAPLTHDQGRTQNKVI; this is encoded by the coding sequence ATGAACAAATTGACAAAGACTATGATCGGCTTAGCCAGTTTTCTGGGATTATGTCAGGTAGCATGGTTCATTTTGCTCGTTTATCCGCTAGAATTTGTGGATCAGCAAGCCATTAATTTTAACTGGTTGCCGGAACAATGGGTGAACAATATCGGCCTTGGACTAGGTGTGATTAGTGGCTTAATTTTTCTATATCTTCTATTACTCGCGCTGTTCAGTCCGCCGAAAAATCGGCAAATGATTATTAAGACCGATCGGGGCGAATTAGCACTTTCTCGTAAGGCCGTTGAAAAGACGATTTCACAAGCTATTATCTCTAAACATCGTTTAAAGGATGTCTACGTCCAAACAACATTTAAGGGACGCCAACCAAAAGTCAGTGCAGAGATTAAAGCGAAAGTGCTTGATAATAATGATATTGATAAACAAGCAATGGCGGTTAAAGAAACCGCTCAACAAGCGCTACGGCAGGTTTTTGATATGCCAATTAAGGCAGTTAATGTCAAACTTGCACCACTCACGCATGATCAAGGCCGGACACAAAATAAAGTGATTTGA
- a CDS encoding Asp23/Gls24 family envelope stress response protein, translated as MVEQAHLDDVLANSKLTFEDAVIAKIAGKTAQDIDGLLSMNGNFFSDIADRFRTDSDPTKGISVEVGEKQVAIDMTLILEYGRNARDVFERLTAAVTEAVESMTGLSVVEVNSHVSDIMTKKEWQQQGSNTKKSDTDKRVQ; from the coding sequence ATGGTAGAACAAGCACATTTAGATGACGTATTGGCAAACAGTAAGTTAACGTTCGAAGATGCTGTGATTGCGAAGATTGCTGGCAAAACGGCACAGGACATCGATGGGTTACTATCAATGAACGGCAATTTCTTCAGCGATATCGCTGATCGGTTCAGAACTGATAGTGATCCTACCAAGGGCATTAGTGTTGAAGTTGGCGAAAAACAAGTCGCCATTGATATGACGCTTATCTTGGAATACGGGCGTAATGCGCGCGATGTTTTTGAACGATTGACAGCAGCAGTAACTGAAGCGGTTGAATCAATGACTGGCTTGAGTGTTGTTGAAGTTAACAGCCATGTCAGCGACATTATGACTAAAAAAGAATGGCAACAACAAGGTAGTAACACTAAAAAAAGCGACACTGACAAAAGAGTTCAATAA
- a CDS encoding helix-turn-helix domain-containing protein: MKDFFLSSKAITLLQLFKYIEYADESPTLKEIMLQFSLSKITAIRYLKEIQQDLTELDPQLKLVTADNQYSVVYPVGCSFGATIFKLRYTYIVRTTKFQVMDALFKNNFSSIQALSEAVNLSPSTIQNIIKSLKRYFQHFHVSISFRGNQNIVGDPLHIRILTVYTYSAIYRGGLSPDFVTNRSKYTLTVKDHLSFSQRHQIETLKAVTYFDLIQKKNIVNLTPKLRQLLTAVNTVNPITIELPGFSEQTLQDESLLLGSLLRLLVANYDTSADKTVIAQTILALDTDFTNDIQLLLRDFFITFKLEQTETHFFESFYYLAIALIYLEFISVDVTDFLEFSISTSAFKEENINADPVFKSLQEFLNDEAKIYPKLLNSTMGTMLNSLFFFLLDYNVQIKPLKINVQYTKNFYAANMIIKSLQDVFGPAITFIDRIDQADFIVSDSYENSETLKGDFFLFNNIFNPHDWSTLLSTVLQQVYGKTFYKTLNHDCVSKYH; this comes from the coding sequence ATGAAGGATTTCTTCTTATCAAGTAAAGCCATTACCCTCCTACAGTTATTTAAATATATTGAGTATGCGGATGAATCTCCGACACTTAAAGAAATTATGCTTCAGTTCTCACTTTCGAAAATTACGGCCATTCGCTACCTCAAAGAAATTCAGCAAGATCTTACTGAACTAGACCCCCAACTCAAATTAGTTACGGCCGACAATCAGTACAGTGTGGTCTATCCTGTAGGATGCTCATTTGGTGCTACTATTTTTAAGCTTCGTTACACTTATATTGTGCGCACCACTAAATTCCAAGTGATGGACGCTCTTTTTAAGAACAACTTTAGTTCAATCCAAGCGTTATCAGAGGCCGTTAATCTCTCGCCATCTACCATTCAAAACATCATCAAATCACTGAAACGTTATTTTCAACACTTTCACGTTTCGATTTCGTTTAGAGGCAACCAAAATATTGTTGGTGATCCACTCCACATCAGAATATTGACGGTTTATACTTATAGCGCAATTTATCGCGGGGGGTTATCGCCTGATTTTGTCACGAACCGCTCAAAATATACGCTCACTGTCAAAGACCACTTAAGTTTTTCACAACGTCATCAAATTGAGACGTTGAAGGCTGTCACTTATTTTGATTTAATCCAGAAAAAAAACATCGTGAACCTAACGCCAAAATTACGGCAATTACTAACAGCTGTTAATACCGTTAATCCAATTACGATTGAATTGCCTGGTTTCTCAGAACAAACTTTACAAGATGAATCTTTACTTCTTGGCTCTTTATTGCGTTTGCTAGTTGCCAATTACGATACATCTGCAGATAAAACTGTCATTGCACAAACAATTTTGGCCCTCGACACCGACTTTACAAACGATATCCAACTACTACTACGCGACTTCTTCATCACGTTTAAACTTGAACAAACTGAAACACATTTTTTTGAATCGTTTTACTACCTAGCAATTGCGCTCATTTATTTAGAATTTATCTCCGTCGATGTTACTGATTTTTTAGAATTCAGTATCTCTACATCGGCTTTTAAAGAAGAGAATATTAATGCTGATCCCGTCTTTAAATCCCTGCAAGAATTTCTCAATGATGAAGCGAAAATTTACCCTAAACTACTGAACAGCACGATGGGCACTATGTTAAATTCATTGTTTTTCTTCTTACTGGACTACAACGTTCAAATTAAGCCGTTGAAAATCAACGTTCAGTATACGAAAAATTTCTACGCTGCTAATATGATTATCAAAAGTTTGCAAGACGTTTTTGGCCCAGCAATCACCTTTATTGATCGCATCGATCAAGCAGATTTCATTGTCTCGGATAGTTACGAAAATTCTGAAACGTTAAAAGGCGACTTCTTCCTGTTCAACAATATTTTTAATCCACATGATTGGTCGACCCTCCTTAGCACCGTACTACAACAAGTTTATGGTAAGACCTTTTACAAAACGCTAAACCATGATTGCGTGTCTAAATACCACTAA